The following coding sequences are from one bacterium BMS3Abin11 window:
- a CDS encoding calcium-transporting ATPase 1 yields MIEAAALLSALVQKWEDFAIILVMLLVNAGLDFMQEHRALNALKALKAKMDQQVTVLRDSVFGRISARELVPGDIIKLQIGDIIPADVQLLSGDYLLIDQAALTGESLPVSRNINEVAYANTVVKQGEMLAVVVNTGGNTHFSSVVSLVAKAQLEERSHFQKMVIQIGNFLIIITVILVLIIIMVSLFRHENFLEIARFALVLTIAAIPVALPAVLSVTMAVGAMNLARKQAIVSKLTAIEELAGVDIFCSDKTGTLTENRMQVAEPVTLDGHSQTELFELAALASKRENNDPIELSIFHYIEENIPDIDLNRFKQNHFTPFDPIGKHTKAEIECGEQYFTALKGATQVLINMAALSDEQIVAINQLVDQLAFKGYRTLAVGKKVDDGALEIVGLIPLYDPPRADSRQVIADMRNYGVRVKMVTGDHMAIAKEVGQLLGLEGETIRSHQLTGSGSQELLALAAAMATAIYRCLNKEVSRAQAKHFTDKVMESVKQLYDTRLLDREFIHTHESAIIDMIEDVDLFAEVIPEDKYLIVETLQKGGHIVGMTGDGVNDAPALKKADCGFAVSNATDAARAAADIILTAPGLSVINDAIKQARITFERMRSYSIYRIAETIRIILLMSLAIVVFNFYPISALMTLAHL; encoded by the coding sequence ATGATTGAAGCGGCTGCCCTGCTTTCGGCGTTGGTACAAAAATGGGAGGATTTCGCCATAATTTTAGTGATGCTGCTGGTAAATGCCGGACTCGACTTTATGCAGGAGCACCGTGCGCTAAATGCCTTGAAGGCACTGAAAGCAAAAATGGACCAGCAAGTAACCGTTTTGCGTGATAGCGTATTCGGAAGAATTTCTGCACGTGAACTCGTTCCTGGCGACATCATTAAGCTGCAAATTGGCGATATTATACCTGCCGATGTGCAACTGCTATCAGGTGATTATTTACTCATTGATCAGGCCGCACTAACCGGTGAGTCGCTGCCTGTTAGTCGCAATATTAATGAAGTCGCCTATGCCAACACCGTTGTGAAACAGGGTGAGATGTTGGCCGTGGTGGTTAATACCGGAGGCAACACTCATTTCTCTTCGGTTGTTTCCCTGGTGGCTAAGGCCCAGCTGGAAGAACGTAGCCATTTCCAGAAGATGGTTATCCAGATCGGTAATTTTCTAATTATTATTACCGTCATTTTGGTGTTGATCATTATTATGGTTTCGTTATTCCGACACGAGAATTTTCTCGAAATCGCACGTTTTGCACTGGTACTCACTATCGCCGCAATTCCGGTCGCATTACCAGCTGTACTCTCAGTAACCATGGCAGTTGGTGCCATGAATCTTGCGCGCAAACAGGCAATAGTTTCAAAGCTCACCGCGATTGAAGAACTGGCTGGTGTAGATATTTTCTGCTCTGATAAAACCGGCACCCTAACCGAAAACCGAATGCAGGTTGCTGAGCCGGTGACGCTGGATGGCCATAGTCAAACTGAGCTCTTTGAACTCGCTGCACTGGCTTCAAAACGGGAAAATAATGATCCAATCGAGTTATCTATTTTTCACTATATTGAGGAAAATATACCCGACATCGACCTAAATCGCTTTAAGCAAAACCACTTCACCCCATTTGATCCGATAGGAAAACACACCAAGGCCGAAATAGAATGTGGTGAACAGTATTTCACTGCGCTTAAAGGCGCTACACAGGTATTGATTAACATGGCTGCACTATCAGATGAGCAGATTGTAGCCATCAATCAACTGGTCGATCAACTTGCCTTCAAAGGCTATCGAACGCTGGCAGTAGGAAAAAAAGTTGATGACGGCGCTCTTGAAATAGTCGGCTTGATCCCCCTTTATGATCCACCCAGGGCTGATTCCCGGCAGGTTATCGCCGACATGCGAAATTACGGTGTACGGGTAAAAATGGTCACTGGTGATCACATGGCCATCGCCAAAGAAGTTGGACAATTACTGGGCTTAGAAGGAGAAACCATTCGCTCCCACCAACTCACTGGTAGTGGCAGTCAGGAACTATTGGCACTGGCAGCAGCCATGGCTACAGCAATTTACAGGTGTCTCAATAAAGAGGTCAGTCGTGCTCAAGCCAAACATTTTACCGATAAGGTCATGGAAAGTGTCAAACAACTCTATGACACTCGCCTGCTGGATCGTGAGTTTATTCATACTCATGAGTCCGCCATCATAGATATGATCGAAGATGTCGACCTGTTTGCCGAAGTCATACCTGAAGATAAATATCTCATCGTTGAAACTTTGCAGAAAGGCGGTCATATAGTGGGCATGACGGGCGACGGCGTTAACGATGCACCAGCGCTAAAAAAAGCCGACTGTGGTTTTGCTGTTTCTAATGCTACGGATGCCGCCCGAGCAGCGGCAGATATTATTCTCACCGCCCCCGGTCTGTCTGTGATTAATGATGCTATTAAACAGGCACGTATAACTTTTGAGCGGATGAGAAGCTATTCCATTTACCGTATTGCTGAAACTATCCGTATCATTCTGTTAATGTCACTGGCTATTGTGGTATTTAATTTCTATCCCATTAGCGCACTTATGACATTAGCGCACTTATGA